A section of the Flavobacteriales bacterium genome encodes:
- a CDS encoding FAD-binding protein encodes MSTDLLHTLRNALPADAVFADEEQRRAYGHDETEDLNHPPDVVVRPRTTEEVSAVLRICHALEVPVTPIGGRTGLSGGALCVQGGVGLALDRMDRIVAIDEGNLQVTVEAGVITQVLQDAVAAKGLYYPPDPSSRGSCTIGGNLAENAGGPRAVKYGVTRDFVLNLEVVLADGTVMWTGANTLKNATGYDLTRLIVGSEGTLAVITKAVLKLVPMPRSTRLMLVPFNNAEDACTAVSATFRAGVTPSAMEFIERDAIAWTMQHTDGLPAQLSTGPGAYLLIEVDGDHDDALMRDCETILGVMEGHGCGEVLFAEHPSEKAALWHMRRSVPVSVKAHSVYKEEDTVVPRFALPRLLAGVKAIGARHGFSSVCYGHAGDGNLHVNILKGDLSDTFWERELPKAIREIFELTVSLGGTLSGEHGIGLVQRPYMDIAFNAAQLDLMRGLKRLFDPKGILNPGKVLP; translated from the coding sequence ATGTCCACCGACCTGCTCCACACCCTGCGCAATGCCCTGCCCGCCGATGCCGTGTTCGCTGACGAGGAGCAGCGCCGGGCCTACGGGCACGATGAGACGGAGGATCTGAACCACCCTCCCGATGTGGTGGTCAGGCCGCGCACCACGGAGGAGGTGTCCGCGGTGCTGCGCATCTGCCATGCCCTCGAGGTTCCGGTGACCCCCATCGGCGGAAGGACCGGGCTGAGCGGCGGCGCCCTCTGCGTCCAGGGCGGTGTGGGCCTGGCCCTCGACCGCATGGACCGGATCGTGGCGATCGATGAGGGCAACCTGCAGGTGACCGTGGAGGCGGGCGTGATCACCCAGGTGCTGCAGGACGCCGTGGCCGCCAAGGGGCTGTACTACCCCCCCGATCCCAGCAGCCGCGGAAGCTGCACCATCGGCGGCAACCTGGCCGAGAACGCCGGTGGGCCGCGTGCGGTGAAGTACGGCGTCACCCGCGACTTCGTGCTGAACCTGGAGGTGGTGCTGGCCGACGGCACGGTGATGTGGACCGGCGCCAACACCCTGAAGAACGCCACTGGATATGACCTCACCCGCCTCATCGTGGGCAGCGAGGGCACCCTTGCGGTGATCACCAAGGCCGTGCTGAAGCTGGTGCCCATGCCACGGTCGACCCGCCTGATGCTGGTGCCGTTCAACAACGCCGAGGACGCATGCACCGCGGTCAGCGCCACCTTCCGCGCCGGCGTCACGCCCAGTGCGATGGAGTTCATCGAACGCGATGCCATCGCTTGGACGATGCAGCACACCGATGGTCTTCCTGCGCAGCTCTCCACCGGACCGGGCGCCTACCTGCTCATCGAGGTGGACGGCGACCACGACGATGCGCTCATGCGCGACTGCGAGACGATCCTGGGCGTGATGGAGGGGCACGGATGCGGCGAGGTGCTGTTCGCGGAGCACCCCTCGGAGAAGGCCGCCCTCTGGCACATGCGCCGGAGCGTGCCGGTGAGCGTGAAGGCCCACAGCGTCTACAAGGAGGAGGACACGGTGGTGCCACGCTTCGCCCTGCCGCGGCTCCTGGCGGGCGTAAAAGCGATCGGTGCGCGCCACGGGTTCAGCAGCGTGTGCTACGGGCATGCCGGCGACGGCAACCTGCACGTCAACATCCTCAAGGGCGACCTCAGCGACACCTTCTGGGAGCGCGAGCTGCCCAAGGCCATCCGCGAGATCTTCGAGCTCACCGTCTCCCTCGGCGGAACCCTGAGCGGAGAGCACGGCATCGGGCTCGTGCAACGCCCGTACATGGACATCGCGTTCAACGCTGCGCAACTGGACCTCATGCGCGGGCTGAAACGCCTCTTCGACCCCAAGGGGATCCTGAACCCCGGCAAGGTGCTGCCCTAG
- a CDS encoding MerR family transcriptional regulator, producing MSPSPYQWRFQIRDLEEFSGVKAHTIRIWEKRYGLLRPDRTDTNIRTYGLEELKALLNVAYLNQHGKKISAIAKLSLAEREQLVREMSVVQKDLDGALNTLKMAMLSFDEALFDGTCARFRAKEGFRALVEKLFLPLLEHIGMLWQTNSICPSHEHFVSNLVRQKLCAEVDAIPPPAIGQGPLTVLYLPESEIHELGLLYVLYLLRASGKPTVYLGQSVPMDDLAQLAALTNGPLRYISFITAFPSAEHLPVYAKGLTNLLPMDRATIWFCGSQVGRAGDVRWPSGVHAFRHVRDLLAELDRVMA from the coding sequence ATGTCCCCCAGTCCCTACCAATGGCGGTTCCAGATCCGCGACCTGGAGGAGTTCTCCGGGGTGAAGGCGCACACCATCCGCATCTGGGAGAAGCGCTACGGACTTCTCCGCCCGGACCGCACGGACACCAACATCCGCACTTACGGGCTGGAGGAACTGAAGGCCCTGCTGAACGTCGCCTACCTCAACCAGCACGGGAAGAAGATCTCCGCCATCGCCAAGCTGAGCCTGGCCGAGCGCGAGCAGCTGGTGCGGGAGATGAGCGTGGTCCAGAAGGACCTGGACGGGGCCTTGAACACCTTGAAGATGGCGATGCTCTCCTTCGACGAGGCCCTCTTCGACGGCACCTGCGCCCGGTTCCGGGCCAAGGAGGGCTTCCGTGCATTGGTGGAGAAGCTCTTCCTGCCGCTGCTGGAGCACATCGGCATGCTGTGGCAGACCAACTCGATCTGCCCGAGCCACGAACATTTTGTGAGCAACCTGGTGCGGCAGAAGCTCTGCGCCGAGGTGGATGCGATACCGCCTCCGGCCATCGGGCAGGGGCCCCTCACCGTGCTCTACCTGCCGGAGAGCGAGATCCACGAGCTGGGACTGCTGTATGTGCTCTACCTGCTGCGGGCCTCCGGAAAGCCCACCGTCTATCTGGGGCAGAGCGTGCCGATGGACGACCTGGCCCAGCTGGCGGCCCTCACCAACGGCCCATTGCGCTACATCAGCTTCATCACCGCCTTCCCCAGTGCGGAGCACCTCCCGGTCTACGCCAAAGGGCTGACCAACCTGCTGCCGATGGACCGTGCCACCATCTGGTTCTGCGGTTCGCAGGTGGGTCGTGCCGGCGATGTGCGGTGGCCCTCCGGTGTGCATGCCTTCCGCCACGTGCGCGACCTGCTCGCGGAGCTGGACCGCGTCATGGCCTGA
- a CDS encoding DUF4397 domain-containing protein, which yields MLTRTTLIGAALAAGIPATAQVARLQVIHNSADAAASVVDVYVNGSLLIDDFAFRTAWGYNDVPAGVDLQVGIAPGTSTSAADTIPGLGATYNLPDGGTFVLVANGIVSGSGYTPSPAFDLYANGGEESTTAGNTGVLVFHGATDAPAVDVFESAVLGANAVSNLAYGEFAGYLNLPTDDYVLEVRAAGDPNTLVAYSAPLQTLGLDGLSLAVVASGFLDPAQNSNGPAFGLFAAPPFTGPLVELPVFTAPSARLQVIHNSADAAASVVDVYVNGALLIDDFTFRTAWGYNDVPAGVDLQIGIAPGTSTSAADTIPGLGATYNLPDGGTFILVANGIVSGSGYNPAPAFQLYANGGTETSTAGSTNVLVFHGATDAPAVDVFESAVLGANAVSNLAYGQFAGYLNLPTDDYVLEVRAAGDPNTLVAYSAPLQTLGLDGLGLAVVASGFLDPSQNSNGPGFGLWVALPSGGAMVELPVFTAPTARLQVIHNSADAAAASVDVYVNGALLIDDFGFRTAWGFEDVPAGVALQIGVAPGTSTSAADTIPGLGATFVLADDERYVLIANGIVSGTGYNPSPAFSLNAFAPAREAAATAGNTDILVFHGSTDAPVVDVYESAVLEATAVNDLAYGSFAGYLPLPTADYTIQVRTADNSAIAAAFSAPLQTLSLQDLALTVVASGFLDPAQNSNGPAFGLWVALPTGGALVQLPAAPIPTARVQVIHNSADAAASTVDVWLNDSPLIDDFGFRTASPFVDVQAGVDLNVGVAPANSTDPADAIANFSYNLEEGGTYILVANGIVSGTGYNPATPFNIYVYTPARETATSGANNTDILVFHGSTDAPTVNVNETAVLGGATLINGLSYGEFSNYLEPPTDDYVLEITAGGTPVVSYQAPLASLGLQGDAITVVASGFLDPAQNSNGPAFGLWVAQAAGGALVELPIFTGVNENAGILAATTLWPNPANDLLNILVPALGDRNLEAELLDASGRIVRALGNSAMVRSNDRVTLATGDLAAGTYVLRLRSQDNSVALPVSIAR from the coding sequence ATGCTTACAAGAACAACCCTGATCGGAGCCGCGCTTGCGGCCGGGATCCCCGCAACGGCCCAGGTGGCGCGATTGCAGGTGATCCACAACAGTGCCGACGCGGCCGCCTCCGTGGTGGACGTGTACGTGAACGGCAGCCTCCTCATCGATGACTTCGCCTTCCGCACCGCGTGGGGCTATAACGACGTGCCCGCCGGCGTGGACCTGCAGGTCGGCATCGCCCCGGGCACCAGCACCAGCGCGGCCGACACCATCCCCGGCCTGGGCGCCACCTACAACCTGCCTGATGGCGGCACCTTCGTGCTGGTGGCCAACGGCATTGTGAGCGGCTCGGGCTACACCCCGTCCCCCGCCTTCGACCTCTACGCCAATGGCGGCGAGGAGAGCACGACCGCCGGCAACACCGGCGTTCTGGTGTTCCATGGGGCCACTGATGCCCCGGCCGTGGACGTGTTCGAGAGCGCCGTGCTCGGCGCCAACGCGGTGAGCAACCTCGCCTATGGTGAGTTCGCCGGTTACCTGAACCTGCCGACGGACGACTATGTGCTGGAGGTGCGCGCCGCTGGCGATCCCAACACCCTGGTCGCCTACAGCGCTCCGCTGCAGACCCTGGGTCTGGACGGCCTCAGCCTGGCCGTGGTGGCCAGCGGTTTCCTGGACCCCGCGCAGAACAGCAATGGCCCGGCCTTCGGCCTGTTCGCTGCGCCCCCCTTCACCGGCCCGCTCGTGGAGCTGCCGGTGTTCACCGCCCCCTCGGCGCGCCTGCAGGTGATCCACAACAGCGCTGACGCTGCGGCCAGCGTGGTGGACGTGTACGTGAACGGCGCCCTGCTGATCGACGACTTCACCTTTCGCACCGCCTGGGGCTACAACGATGTGCCCGCCGGCGTGGACCTGCAGATCGGCATCGCCCCGGGCACCAGCACCAGCGCCGCGGACACCATCCCCGGCCTGGGCGCCACCTACAACCTGCCTGATGGCGGCACCTTCATCCTGGTGGCCAACGGCATCGTGAGCGGCTCGGGGTACAACCCGGCGCCCGCCTTCCAGCTGTACGCCAACGGCGGCACGGAGACCAGCACCGCCGGAAGCACCAACGTGCTCGTGTTCCACGGGGCCACGGATGCCCCGGCCGTGGACGTGTTCGAGAGCGCCGTGCTCGGCGCCAACGCCGTGAGCAACCTGGCCTACGGACAGTTCGCCGGCTACCTGAACCTGCCCACCGACGACTATGTGCTGGAGGTGCGCGCCGCCGGCGACCCCAACACCCTGGTGGCCTACAGCGCTCCTCTTCAAACCCTGGGTCTCGATGGCCTCGGTCTGGCCGTGGTGGCCAGTGGCTTCCTGGACCCCTCCCAGAACAGCAATGGTCCGGGCTTCGGCCTTTGGGTGGCCCTGCCCTCCGGCGGTGCCATGGTGGAGCTGCCGGTCTTCACCGCGCCCACCGCCCGCCTCCAGGTGATCCACAACAGCGCTGATGCCGCCGCCGCTTCGGTGGACGTGTACGTCAACGGCGCCCTGCTGATCGACGACTTCGGCTTCCGCACGGCCTGGGGCTTCGAGGATGTGCCTGCCGGGGTGGCCCTGCAGATCGGTGTCGCCCCCGGCACCAGCACCAGCGCGGCGGATACGATCCCCGGACTGGGTGCCACCTTCGTGCTGGCCGACGACGAGCGCTATGTGCTCATCGCCAACGGCATCGTGAGCGGCACGGGCTACAACCCCTCGCCGGCCTTCTCGCTGAACGCCTTCGCTCCCGCCCGTGAGGCCGCCGCCACCGCCGGCAACACCGATATCCTGGTGTTCCATGGCAGCACCGACGCCCCCGTGGTCGACGTGTACGAGAGCGCTGTGCTGGAGGCCACGGCCGTGAACGACCTGGCCTACGGTTCCTTCGCCGGCTACCTGCCCCTGCCCACCGCCGACTACACCATCCAGGTGCGCACCGCGGACAACAGTGCCATCGCCGCCGCTTTCAGCGCGCCGCTGCAGACCCTCTCCCTGCAGGACCTGGCCCTCACCGTGGTGGCCAGCGGCTTCCTCGACCCCGCGCAGAACAGCAACGGTCCGGCCTTCGGCCTCTGGGTGGCCCTGCCCACCGGCGGTGCCCTGGTGCAACTGCCCGCCGCGCCGATCCCGACCGCCCGTGTGCAGGTGATCCACAACAGCGCTGACGCCGCCGCCTCCACCGTGGATGTGTGGCTCAACGACAGCCCGCTGATCGACGACTTCGGTTTCCGCACCGCCAGCCCCTTCGTGGATGTGCAGGCCGGCGTGGACCTGAACGTGGGTGTGGCCCCGGCCAACAGCACCGATCCGGCCGATGCCATCGCCAACTTCAGCTACAATCTGGAGGAGGGCGGCACCTACATCCTGGTGGCCAACGGCATCGTGAGCGGCACGGGCTACAACCCTGCCACGCCCTTCAACATCTACGTGTACACCCCGGCCCGGGAGACGGCCACCTCGGGTGCCAACAACACCGACATCCTGGTGTTCCATGGCAGCACGGATGCGCCCACGGTGAACGTGAACGAGACCGCCGTGCTCGGTGGTGCCACGCTGATCAACGGTCTGTCCTATGGCGAGTTCAGCAACTACCTGGAGCCGCCCACCGACGACTACGTGCTGGAGATCACCGCCGGCGGCACGCCCGTGGTGAGCTACCAGGCCCCGCTGGCCAGCCTTGGCCTGCAGGGTGATGCCATCACCGTGGTGGCCAGCGGCTTCCTCGACCCTGCCCAGAACAGCAACGGACCGGCCTTCGGCCTCTGGGTGGCCCAGGCCGCCGGTGGTGCGCTCGTCGAACTGCCCATCTTCACGGGTGTGAACGAGAACGCCGGCATCCTCGCGGCCACCACCCTGTGGCCCAACCCCGCGAACGACCTGCTCAACATCCTGGTGCCCGCCCTGGGCGACCGCAACCTGGAGGCCGAACTGCTGGATGCCAGCGGCCGCATCGTGCGCGCCCTCGGCAACAGCGCCATGGTGCGCAGCAATGACCGCGTGACGCTCGCGACCGGCGACCTCGCCGCCGGCACCTACGTGCTGCGCCTGCGCAGCCAGGACAACAGTGTGGCCCTGCCCGTGAGCATCGCCCGCTAA
- a CDS encoding CotH kinase family protein: MALTPFHRILPLLLLCAAPFGARAQVVLNEVSASNLSSFADNNGEFEDWVELYNTTGAPVDISGWHLSDNPNNPTKWAFPVGTQVPANGRLMVFCSSRDMFTLPLIFHTNFKLSQGQNEWILLADAGGNVMDDFQLSARCKENHSRGRTTDGAATWSLFQTPTPNAANAGASADYEPKPQFSLPAGVYAGPQSVALSSPSGATIRYTLDGTTPTATSTPYAAPLNIAATTVVRAACFSTTPGVPPSFIETNTYFIGVNHTVPILSVSGDEVDDLLLGNGGIEPVSSLEYFGPNGVLRDEAVGTCDEHGQDSWAYDQRGFDWVTRDQYGYNDAIHYPIFRTKDRDEYQRLIVKAAAGDNYEFGPGQPAHIRDAYVQALSQVGNLRVDERSYEPCVVYINGQYWGVYDLREKVDDSDFTRYYYDQGEYDIQFIKTWGGTWSEYGGAQAQTDWDALRTFIATNNMGDPTAFAYVDSVFNWKSLVDYFCLNSYTVCADWLNWNTGWWRGLNPNGDHKKWGYILWDMDATFGHYANFTGIPDQSPNADPCTVEDLPDPGGQGHTEIIEKLIQENPMVHDYYVNRYIDLGNTLFSCDFMIPFLDSLIGNIAPEMPAQIARWGGSMADWQNNVQVLRDYIETRCVTIQDGLIDCYDLSGPYDVQFDVDPPLSGSIQVNSQVLPTYPFTGTYYGGITTTLAPIPEPGWAFSHWTIQNDTIWPSLNDSLVTLTTDTTDRIVAHFIPPIAYSVMLDVEPRNSARIEFDGVIYDAFPTVVQVPEGVAKPIKVLPALYYDFLNWSIKNNYPSPADTTLPELSITFFSPDTVVAHLQPQDYAYWIPNSFTPNNDGINDVWQPWGNVIDLESFDLKIFDRWGQLMFQSNDPNLPWDGTGSGGQIGVGVYAYRAFVIEGITKERHELFGHVTVVR; the protein is encoded by the coding sequence ATGGCCCTGACGCCGTTCCACCGCATCCTCCCGCTCCTGCTCCTCTGTGCCGCCCCCTTCGGCGCCCGCGCCCAGGTGGTGCTCAACGAGGTGAGCGCCAGCAACCTCTCCAGCTTCGCCGACAACAACGGCGAGTTCGAGGATTGGGTGGAGCTCTACAACACCACCGGTGCACCGGTGGACATCAGCGGCTGGCACTTGAGCGACAATCCCAACAACCCCACCAAGTGGGCCTTCCCGGTGGGCACCCAGGTGCCGGCGAATGGTCGTCTGATGGTGTTCTGTTCCAGCCGGGACATGTTCACCCTGCCGCTCATCTTCCATACCAACTTCAAGCTCAGCCAGGGCCAGAACGAGTGGATCCTCCTGGCCGATGCGGGCGGCAACGTCATGGACGACTTCCAGCTCTCGGCCCGTTGCAAGGAGAACCACAGCCGGGGCCGCACCACCGACGGTGCCGCGACCTGGTCGCTCTTCCAGACCCCCACGCCCAATGCGGCCAATGCCGGTGCCTCCGCGGACTATGAGCCCAAGCCCCAGTTCAGCCTGCCTGCCGGTGTGTACGCCGGTCCCCAGAGCGTGGCGTTGAGCTCGCCTTCGGGCGCCACCATCCGGTACACGCTGGACGGCACCACGCCCACGGCCACCAGCACGCCCTACGCCGCCCCGCTCAACATCGCCGCCACCACCGTGGTGCGCGCCGCCTGCTTCAGCACCACCCCGGGCGTGCCGCCCAGCTTCATCGAGACCAACACCTACTTCATCGGTGTGAACCACACGGTGCCCATCCTCAGCGTGTCCGGGGATGAGGTGGACGACCTGTTGCTCGGCAACGGCGGCATCGAGCCCGTGTCCTCCCTGGAGTACTTCGGCCCCAACGGGGTGCTGCGCGACGAGGCGGTGGGCACCTGCGATGAACACGGCCAGGACTCGTGGGCGTATGACCAGCGCGGCTTCGATTGGGTCACGCGCGACCAGTACGGCTACAACGACGCCATCCACTATCCGATCTTCCGGACCAAGGACCGCGACGAGTATCAGCGCCTCATCGTAAAGGCGGCCGCCGGCGACAACTACGAGTTCGGTCCGGGTCAACCGGCGCACATCCGTGATGCCTATGTGCAGGCCTTGAGCCAGGTGGGCAACCTGCGCGTGGACGAACGCAGCTATGAGCCCTGCGTGGTGTACATCAACGGGCAGTACTGGGGCGTGTACGACCTGCGCGAGAAGGTGGACGACTCGGACTTCACCCGGTACTACTACGACCAGGGCGAGTACGACATCCAGTTCATCAAGACCTGGGGCGGCACCTGGAGCGAGTACGGCGGCGCGCAGGCCCAGACGGACTGGGACGCCCTGCGCACCTTCATCGCCACCAACAACATGGGCGACCCCACCGCCTTTGCCTATGTGGACAGCGTGTTCAACTGGAAGAGCCTGGTGGATTACTTCTGCCTGAACAGCTATACGGTCTGCGCCGACTGGTTGAACTGGAACACCGGCTGGTGGCGTGGCCTGAACCCCAACGGGGACCACAAGAAATGGGGCTACATCCTGTGGGACATGGACGCCACCTTCGGCCACTACGCCAACTTCACAGGCATCCCGGACCAGAGCCCGAACGCCGACCCCTGCACGGTGGAGGACCTGCCCGATCCCGGCGGCCAGGGCCACACGGAGATCATCGAGAAGCTGATCCAGGAGAACCCCATGGTGCACGACTACTACGTGAACCGCTACATCGACCTGGGCAACACGCTCTTCAGCTGCGACTTCATGATCCCCTTCCTGGACAGCCTCATCGGCAACATCGCGCCCGAGATGCCCGCGCAGATCGCGCGTTGGGGCGGCAGCATGGCCGACTGGCAGAACAACGTGCAGGTGCTGCGTGACTACATCGAAACGCGATGCGTCACCATCCAGGATGGCTTGATCGATTGCTACGACCTGAGCGGTCCCTATGACGTGCAGTTCGATGTGGACCCGCCCCTGAGCGGCAGCATCCAGGTGAACTCGCAGGTGCTGCCCACCTATCCCTTCACGGGCACCTACTACGGCGGCATCACCACCACGCTGGCCCCGATCCCCGAGCCGGGCTGGGCCTTCAGCCATTGGACGATCCAGAACGACACCATCTGGCCCAGCCTGAACGACAGCCTGGTGACCCTCACCACGGATACCACGGACCGCATCGTGGCGCACTTCATCCCGCCCATCGCCTACAGTGTGATGCTGGACGTGGAACCCCGCAACAGTGCCCGCATCGAGTTCGACGGGGTCATCTACGACGCCTTCCCCACGGTGGTGCAGGTGCCCGAGGGTGTGGCCAAGCCCATCAAGGTGCTGCCGGCGCTCTATTACGACTTCCTGAACTGGAGCATCAAGAACAACTATCCCAGCCCGGCGGACACCACCCTGCCAGAGCTGAGCATCACCTTCTTCAGCCCGGACACGGTGGTGGCCCACCTTCAGCCGCAGGACTACGCCTACTGGATCCCCAACTCCTTCACCCCCAACAACGACGGCATCAATGACGTGTGGCAGCCCTGGGGCAATGTGATCGACCTGGAGTCCTTCGACCTGAAGATCTTCGACCGCTGGGGGCAGCTCATGTTCCAAAGCAACGACCCCAACCTGCCGTGGGACGGCACTGGCAGCGGTGGCCAGATCGGCGTGGGGGTCTATGCCTACCGTGCGTTCGTGATCGAGGGCATCACCAAGGAGCGGCACGAGCTCTTCGGCCATGTGACCGTGGTGCGCTGA
- a CDS encoding S9 family peptidase: MMRYLLPLGLFAGLLLASCGDADQPAGRSTAAVQPPPVIDMKLFFKNPEKAGFQISPDGSHFSYRAPWKNRMNLFVQRIGDSVATQVTHDTVRDIGGYFWKGDRLVYSRDVNGDENFIVFSASIDGKDAKALTPLSGVRAGTLDRLHNVPGMETKVMLQMNQRNPQVFDPYLCDIATGELKPLYDNSKENFEGWITDHNGVIRMATKTDGTDQVVYYRATDKEPFTEYMRTGFKDSWNPLFFTFDNANLYVSHNLNGRDKTAVVEWDLAGKKETRLIHEEKDYDVSSLDYSDKRKVLTMVTWTGWKEERRILDPQTQALYDKLAPKFEGYDHWIYGENDDETKFMVWAGSDRQPGRYYFYDVTADKLELMAVQRPWIDEDQMAEMKPISYTTRDGLTVHGYLTLPVGREAKDLPVVINPHGGPWARDEWGFNPEVQMLANRGYAVLQMNFRGSTGYGRAFWEKSFKQWGKTMQDDITDGVEWLKDQGIADSTRIAIYGGSYGGYATLAGITYTPDLYACAVDYVGVSNMFTFMNTVPPYWEPFKKMMYEMVGDPKADSLLLREASPVFFVDRIKCPLFIAQGATDPRVNKAESDQVVEALQARGVEVKYMVKDNEGHGFRNEENRFEFYGAMEKFLEQHIGTKPTPVKG; encoded by the coding sequence ATGATGCGCTACCTCCTTCCTCTCGGTCTGTTCGCCGGCCTGTTGCTGGCCTCGTGCGGCGACGCCGATCAGCCCGCCGGCCGGTCCACGGCCGCCGTGCAACCGCCACCCGTGATCGACATGAAGCTCTTCTTCAAGAACCCCGAGAAGGCCGGCTTCCAGATCAGCCCCGACGGCAGCCATTTCAGCTACCGGGCTCCGTGGAAGAACCGCATGAACCTCTTCGTGCAGCGCATCGGCGACAGCGTGGCCACCCAGGTGACCCACGACACGGTGCGCGACATCGGCGGCTACTTCTGGAAGGGCGACCGCCTGGTGTACAGCCGCGACGTGAACGGCGATGAGAACTTCATCGTGTTCAGCGCCAGCATCGACGGCAAGGATGCCAAGGCCCTGACCCCCCTCTCCGGTGTGCGGGCCGGCACCCTCGACCGCCTGCACAACGTGCCGGGCATGGAGACCAAGGTGATGCTGCAGATGAACCAGCGCAATCCCCAGGTCTTCGATCCCTACCTGTGCGACATCGCCACCGGCGAGCTGAAGCCCCTCTACGACAACAGCAAGGAGAACTTCGAAGGCTGGATCACCGACCACAATGGCGTGATCCGCATGGCCACCAAGACCGACGGCACCGACCAGGTGGTGTACTACCGCGCGACGGACAAGGAGCCCTTCACCGAGTACATGCGCACCGGGTTCAAGGACAGCTGGAACCCGCTGTTCTTCACCTTCGACAACGCCAACCTGTACGTGAGCCACAACCTCAACGGCCGCGACAAGACCGCCGTGGTGGAGTGGGACCTGGCCGGGAAGAAGGAAACGCGCCTCATCCACGAGGAGAAGGACTACGACGTGTCCAGCCTGGACTACAGCGACAAGCGCAAGGTGCTCACCATGGTGACCTGGACCGGGTGGAAGGAGGAACGCCGCATCCTGGACCCGCAGACCCAGGCGCTGTACGACAAGCTCGCCCCCAAGTTCGAGGGCTACGACCACTGGATCTATGGGGAGAACGACGACGAGACCAAGTTCATGGTGTGGGCCGGCAGCGACCGCCAGCCGGGCCGCTACTACTTCTATGATGTCACGGCCGACAAGCTGGAACTGATGGCCGTGCAGCGTCCGTGGATCGACGAGGACCAGATGGCCGAGATGAAGCCCATCAGCTACACCACCCGCGACGGCCTTACGGTGCACGGCTACCTCACGCTGCCTGTGGGGCGCGAGGCGAAGGACCTGCCCGTGGTGATCAACCCGCACGGCGGTCCCTGGGCCCGCGACGAGTGGGGCTTCAACCCCGAGGTGCAGATGCTGGCCAACCGCGGCTATGCCGTGCTGCAGATGAACTTCCGCGGAAGCACAGGCTACGGCCGCGCCTTCTGGGAGAAGAGCTTCAAGCAGTGGGGCAAGACCATGCAGGACGACATCACGGACGGTGTGGAATGGCTGAAGGACCAGGGCATCGCCGACAGCACCCGCATCGCCATTTACGGCGGCAGCTACGGCGGCTATGCCACCCTGGCGGGCATCACCTACACCCCCGACCTCTACGCCTGCGCCGTGGACTATGTGGGCGTGAGCAACATGTTCACCTTCATGAACACCGTGCCGCCCTATTGGGAGCCCTTCAAGAAGATGATGTACGAGATGGTGGGCGACCCCAAGGCGGACAGCCTGCTGCTGCGTGAGGCCAGCCCGGTGTTCTTCGTGGACCGCATCAAGTGCCCCCTCTTCATCGCGCAGGGCGCCACCGACCCGCGTGTGAACAAGGCCGAGAGCGACCAGGTGGTGGAGGCCTTGCAGGCCCGCGGCGTGGAGGTGAAGTACATGGTGAAGGACAACGAGGGCCACGGCTTCCGCAATGAGGAGAACCGCTTCGAGTTCTACGGCGCCATGGAGAAGTTCCTCGAGCAGCACATCGGCACCAAGCCCACGCCCGTGAAGGGCTGA
- a CDS encoding GNAT family N-acetyltransferase, protein MRTTRIPARATWPLRQLVLRPGRPVEDCDFPHDTDASTIHLGAWADDALVGIASVYAEACAQLPAAKPFRLRGMAVHPDRQGQGVGALLVHEALEAVRAEGGDLLWCNARTSASGFYSGLGFAVEGEAFVLPGIGPHHLMHRRP, encoded by the coding sequence ATGCGCACCACCCGGATCCCCGCCCGGGCCACCTGGCCCCTGCGCCAGCTGGTGCTGCGGCCCGGCCGGCCGGTGGAGGACTGCGACTTTCCGCACGACACCGATGCGAGCACCATCCACCTCGGCGCCTGGGCCGATGACGCGCTCGTGGGCATCGCATCGGTGTATGCCGAAGCCTGTGCCCAGCTTCCTGCGGCGAAGCCGTTCCGGCTGCGTGGCATGGCCGTGCATCCCGACAGGCAGGGGCAGGGGGTGGGCGCCCTGCTCGTGCATGAAGCACTGGAGGCCGTGCGCGCCGAAGGGGGCGACCTGCTGTGGTGCAACGCCCGCACCTCCGCCAGCGGGTTCTACTCCGGTCTCGGGTTCGCCGTGGAAGGAGAGGCCTTCGTGCTGCCGGGCATCGGTCCGCACCACCTGATGCACCGGCGACCATGA